In Methanooceanicella nereidis, a single window of DNA contains:
- the rpsB gene encoding 30S ribosomal protein S2 yields the protein MAEKSDVREIRDETYQSLIPMDEYLAAGVHIGTQQKTEDMKKFIYRVRSDGLYVLDVQSTDERIRSAAKFLAHYDPASILVVCARQYGQHPAEMFAKAIGAKHNVGRFIPGTLTNPDYLFFTEPDVVVITDPIGDQQAVSESINIGVPVVAMCDTNNMTMNIDLVIPTNNKGRKALALVYWLLAREVIRERGEQGFNYTVSDFESEI from the coding sequence ATGGCAGAAAAATCAGACGTAAGAGAGATCAGAGACGAGACTTACCAGTCATTAATACCGATGGACGAGTACCTGGCAGCAGGAGTTCACATCGGTACGCAGCAGAAGACCGAGGACATGAAGAAGTTCATATACCGCGTCAGGAGCGACGGTCTATATGTGCTTGATGTCCAGAGCACCGACGAGAGGATCAGGTCCGCAGCAAAATTCTTAGCACACTACGACCCCGCAAGCATTCTCGTCGTATGCGCAAGGCAGTACGGCCAGCACCCGGCAGAGATGTTCGCAAAGGCTATCGGCGCAAAGCACAACGTAGGCAGGTTCATACCGGGAACTCTGACGAATCCGGACTACCTGTTCTTCACCGAGCCGGACGTCGTGGTCATCACTGACCCCATAGGCGACCAGCAGGCTGTCTCGGAATCCATAAACATCGGCGTACCCGTAGTCGCGATGTGCGACACGAACAATATGACCATGAACATCGACCTGGTCATACCGACGAACAACAAGGGTAGAAAAGCACTGGCACTGGTATACTGGTTGCTGGCCCGCGAAGTCATTCGCGAAAGGGGCGAACAGGGCTTCAACTACACCGTAAGTGATTTCGAATCGGAGATATAA